The following are from one region of the Gossypium hirsutum isolate 1008001.06 chromosome D03, Gossypium_hirsutum_v2.1, whole genome shotgun sequence genome:
- the LOC107950383 gene encoding asparagine--tRNA ligase, cytoplasmic 2, producing MPDEPDAGIWSSLLSSCKTFNALDIGAKVTDKTFETKLRWGVPLTAEHLSYLADDHYKRPVIIYDYPKAVKPFYVRLNDDGKTVAAFDMVVPKMGTVITGSQSEERLDMLSARMKEFDLSRDQYEWYQDLRKHGTVKHSGFRLGFDLMVLLMTGLTDVRDVVPFPRTHGKANN from the exons ATGCCTGATGAACCAGATGCTGGAATCTGGAGTTCATTACTCAGTTCCTGTAAAACTTTTAATGCACTGGATATTGGAGCTAAA GTGACAGATAAGACTTTCGAAACAAAACTTCGATGGGGAGTCCCTTTAACAGCTGAACATCTAAG CTACTTGGCTGATGATCACTATAAGAGACCTGTGATTATTTATGATTATCCAAAAGCAGTTAAGCCATTTTATGTACGCTTGAATGATGATGGAAAAACAGTGGCCGCTTTTGATATGGTTGTACCCAAG ATGGGAACAGTGATTACGGGTAGCCAAAGTGAAGAGCGGCTTGACATGCTAAGTGCAAG AATGAAGGAATTTGACTTGTCAAGAGATCAGTACGAATGGTACCAAGATCTTCGCAAGCATGGAACAGTCAAGCACTCTGGGTTTAGACTAGGGTTCGATCTTATGGTTCTTCTTATGACTGGCCTCACTGATGTCAGAGATGTAGTTCCTTTTCCCCGAACTCATGGCAAAGCCAACAACTAA